From one Bacteroides intestinalis DSM 17393 genomic stretch:
- a CDS encoding B3/B4 domain-containing protein has translation MYQITVSEEIKNACPIFKGAAVYAEVTNTAFCEGLWEEINTFTRELTSTTQPEDVKLQPAIAATREAYKRCGKDPSRYRPSAEALRRRLMRGIALYQIDTLVDLINLVSLRTGYSIGGFDADKIQGTDLKLGVGRAEEPFEGIGRGVLNIEGLPVYRDAVGGIGTPTSDNERTKMDLGTQHILAIVNGYSGQEGLREAAEMIQELLKKYTSSNGGEIIYFE, from the coding sequence ATGTACCAGATCACCGTATCAGAAGAAATAAAGAATGCCTGCCCCATCTTCAAAGGTGCAGCCGTCTATGCAGAAGTTACCAATACAGCCTTTTGCGAAGGGCTTTGGGAAGAGATCAATACTTTCACCCGGGAACTGACTTCCACTACCCAGCCGGAGGACGTCAAACTGCAACCCGCCATTGCAGCTACCCGGGAGGCTTATAAACGTTGCGGCAAAGACCCCAGCCGTTACCGTCCTTCTGCCGAAGCCTTACGACGCCGTCTGATGCGTGGAATTGCCCTTTACCAAATAGATACATTGGTTGACCTGATTAATCTGGTATCCCTACGCACCGGTTATTCCATCGGTGGTTTCGATGCGGACAAGATACAGGGCACTGACCTCAAACTGGGAGTTGGACGCGCCGAAGAACCATTCGAAGGTATCGGACGGGGTGTGCTGAACATCGAAGGACTTCCGGTCTATCGCGATGCCGTAGGCGGTATCGGTACTCCTACCAGCGACAACGAACGTACTAAAATGGATTTAGGCACCCAGCATATCCTTGCCATCGTCAATGGTTACAGCGGACAGGAAGGTCTGCGGGAAGCTGCCGAGATGATACAGGAATTACTGAAAAAATACACTTCCTCAAATGGAGGAGAAATTATCTATTTTGAATGA
- a CDS encoding M23 family metallopeptidase: MMNIFFLLLSFALAYTPPEKKPSFSQMEINHIRVTTPGLFDNEKLLELHLEQIPDTAYCFPLPGGKVISPYGRGGGRHSGIDIKTCAKDTIRSAFDGIVRMSKPYSAYGNVIVVRHSSGLETIYSHNFKNLVQSGDAVKAGQPIALTGRTGRASTEHLHFETRINGQHFNPNLIFDFKKRTLRKECIHCTKNGKGVIVKPATKKTAGTS; the protein is encoded by the coding sequence ATCATGAACATATTCTTTCTGCTGCTGTCATTCGCACTGGCTTATACTCCGCCTGAAAAGAAACCTAGCTTCTCACAAATGGAAATCAATCATATCCGGGTTACTACACCGGGGCTTTTCGATAACGAAAAATTGTTAGAATTGCATCTGGAGCAAATACCTGACACCGCTTATTGCTTTCCGCTTCCCGGAGGAAAAGTGATTTCTCCTTACGGACGTGGTGGTGGCCGTCACTCGGGTATTGATATCAAAACTTGCGCCAAAGACACGATACGCAGTGCTTTCGATGGCATTGTACGTATGTCGAAGCCTTACAGTGCTTACGGCAACGTAATCGTTGTGCGCCATTCTTCGGGATTGGAAACGATATACAGCCATAATTTTAAGAATCTTGTTCAGAGCGGTGACGCCGTTAAGGCCGGACAACCCATTGCACTGACCGGACGTACCGGACGTGCCAGCACCGAACATCTTCATTTTGAAACCCGCATCAACGGACAGCATTTCAACCCCAATCTCATTTTCGATTTCAAAAAAAGAACACTCCGTAAAGAGTGTATTCACTGCACCAAGAATGGAAAAGGCGTCATCGTGAAGCCTGCAACAAAAAAAACAGCCGGAACCAGCTAA
- a CDS encoding phosphoribosylaminoimidazolesuccinocarboxamide synthase, producing the protein MKALTKTDFNFPGQKSVYHGKVRDVYNINGEKLVMVATDRISAFDVVLPKGIPFKGQMLNQIAAKFLDATTDICPNWKTATPDPMVTVGVMCEGFPIEMIVRGYLCGSAWRAYKSGVREICGVKLPEGMKENQKFPEPIITPTTKAEIGEHDADISKEEILAKGLATPEEYAVLEKYTMALFKRGTEIAAERGLILVDTKYEFGKHNGTIYLMDEIHTPDSSRYFYSEGYQERFEKGEAQKQLSKEFVREWLMDNSFQGKAGQQVPEMTDEIVASISERYIELYEHITGEQFVKEDTSNIASRIEKNVTEYLNK; encoded by the coding sequence ATGAAAGCATTAACAAAAACTGATTTCAATTTTCCGGGACAAAAAAGTGTGTACCACGGAAAAGTACGCGATGTTTATAACATCAATGGTGAAAAGCTGGTTATGGTAGCAACCGACCGTATCTCCGCATTCGACGTTGTTTTGCCGAAAGGTATTCCTTTCAAAGGACAAATGCTGAATCAGATTGCAGCCAAGTTCCTGGATGCGACTACTGATATCTGTCCCAACTGGAAGACAGCTACACCCGACCCGATGGTAACGGTAGGTGTGATGTGCGAAGGTTTCCCCATCGAAATGATTGTACGCGGTTATCTTTGCGGTAGCGCATGGCGTGCTTACAAGAGTGGTGTACGCGAAATCTGTGGTGTGAAGTTGCCCGAAGGAATGAAGGAAAACCAGAAGTTCCCCGAACCCATCATCACCCCGACTACGAAAGCTGAAATCGGTGAACATGACGCAGACATTTCAAAAGAAGAAATCCTTGCTAAAGGTCTGGCTACTCCCGAAGAATATGCCGTATTGGAAAAATACACCATGGCACTCTTCAAAAGAGGAACCGAGATCGCAGCAGAACGTGGTCTGATTCTGGTAGATACGAAGTATGAATTCGGTAAGCACAACGGTACTATTTACCTGATGGACGAAATCCATACACCGGACTCCAGCCGCTACTTCTACTCTGAAGGTTATCAGGAACGCTTTGAAAAAGGCGAAGCACAGAAACAACTTTCTAAAGAATTCGTTCGCGAATGGTTGATGGACAATAGTTTCCAAGGCAAGGCAGGACAACAAGTTCCAGAAATGACAGACGAAATCGTAGCATCCATCAGTGAGCGTTACATTGAACTGTACGAGCACATCACCGGAGAGCAATTCGTGAAGGAAGATACCAGCAACATTGCTTCACGCATTGAGAAGAACGTAACGGAATACTTAAACAAGTGA
- a CDS encoding PhoH family protein, with protein sequence MIEKLIVLEDIDPVIFYGVNNANMQLIKALYPKLRIVARGNVIKVLGDEEEMCAFEENITKLEKYCAEYNSLKEEVIIDIIKGNAPQAEKSGNVIVFSVTGKPIIPRSENQLKLVEGFAKNDMVFAIGPAGSGKTYTAIALAVRALKNKEIKKIILSRPAVEAGEKLGFLPGDMKDKIDPYLQPLYDALQDMIPAAKLKEYMELNIIQIAPLAFMRGRTLNDAVVILDEAQNTTTQQIKMFLTRMGMNTKMIVTGDMTQIDLPSSQTSGLVQALRILKGVKGISFVELNKKDIVRHQLVTRIVDAYEKFEAATRDKLRATSKGTAISSEKKII encoded by the coding sequence ATGATAGAAAAACTGATTGTTCTTGAGGATATCGACCCGGTTATCTTTTACGGTGTGAATAACGCCAATATGCAGTTGATAAAAGCTTTGTACCCCAAACTGCGCATTGTTGCACGCGGCAATGTCATCAAAGTGTTGGGAGATGAAGAAGAGATGTGCGCATTCGAAGAAAACATTACCAAACTGGAAAAATACTGCGCCGAATACAACTCATTGAAAGAAGAGGTGATCATCGACATCATCAAAGGAAATGCACCGCAAGCAGAAAAGTCGGGTAACGTCATCGTATTCAGCGTGACAGGCAAACCGATCATCCCCCGCAGTGAAAATCAGCTTAAACTGGTAGAAGGTTTTGCCAAGAACGACATGGTATTTGCCATAGGTCCTGCCGGTTCGGGAAAGACGTATACTGCCATTGCCCTTGCCGTACGTGCCCTCAAAAATAAAGAGATCAAGAAAATCATCCTCAGTCGCCCCGCCGTGGAAGCCGGTGAGAAGCTTGGATTCCTGCCCGGTGACATGAAGGATAAGATAGACCCGTATCTGCAACCGTTGTATGATGCCTTGCAGGATATGATTCCGGCTGCCAAGCTGAAAGAATACATGGAACTGAACATCATTCAGATTGCTCCTCTCGCCTTTATGCGCGGACGAACGTTGAATGATGCAGTTGTCATTCTGGATGAAGCGCAGAATACCACTACCCAGCAGATCAAGATGTTCCTCACCCGCATGGGTATGAACACCAAGATGATCGTAACGGGAGATATGACACAGATCGACCTGCCCTCTTCCCAGACTTCGGGACTGGTACAGGCACTCCGCATCCTGAAAGGTGTGAAAGGCATCAGCTTCGTGGAACTGAACAAGAAAGATATTGTGCGTCACCAATTGGTAACCCGCATTGTAGATGCCTACGAGAAGTTCGAAGCAGCTACAAGAGACAAGCTACGAGCTACAAGCAAGGGGACAGCAATAAGCAGTGAAAAGAAAATAATATAA